From Vallitalea longa, one genomic window encodes:
- a CDS encoding sensor histidine kinase → MNYHEKSIIENFSILLDDWLNVYQQSRNPEIIAKIVHEIKNPISLIRSTLQLIEVQTPQVKENSHWASLYEELDYICLLLNDFNTLNYSYNIQKTCVDVPSILESVTKSFYSSAHNKNIKLYINKSENLPVITGDKTRLKEAFMNLIKNAIEATDTNGIVTIDIDYMDAYLIITISDTGTGIQKDRIDKIFKPFVTYKENGTGLGLPIVKSIIEQHSGNIQVQTKEGEGTSFILNLPINAEQALQVQ, encoded by the coding sequence ATGAATTATCATGAAAAAAGTATAATTGAAAATTTTTCCATATTACTTGATGATTGGTTGAATGTCTATCAACAGAGTAGAAACCCGGAAATAATTGCAAAAATAGTTCATGAAATTAAGAACCCTATTTCATTAATTAGAAGCACCCTACAACTTATAGAAGTACAGACCCCTCAAGTAAAAGAAAATTCTCATTGGGCTTCCCTATACGAAGAACTTGATTATATATGTCTATTACTCAATGATTTCAATACATTGAATTACTCATATAATATTCAAAAAACTTGTGTAGATGTACCCTCTATACTAGAGTCAGTAACAAAAAGCTTCTATTCAAGCGCACATAATAAAAACATTAAATTGTATATCAATAAATCAGAAAACCTACCTGTCATAACTGGTGATAAAACTAGACTAAAAGAAGCTTTTATGAACTTAATTAAAAATGCTATAGAAGCAACCGATACAAATGGTATAGTTACAATTGATATAGACTATATGGATGCATATTTAATAATTACAATCAGCGATACTGGAACTGGCATACAGAAAGACCGCATCGATAAAATTTTCAAACCATTTGTCACCTACAAAGAAAATGGTACAGGACTTGGGCTACCTATAGTAAAATCAATTATAGAACAACACTCCGGCAATATTCAAGTTCAAACAAAAGAAGGGGAAGGAACATCATTTATTTTAAACCTTCCAATTAATGCCGAGCAAGCTTTGCAAGTACAATAA
- a CDS encoding CAP domain-containing protein: protein MKRSIIKSKTIISSLVIILLLSFCLSNVSNAKTLLFKWTNVKQIEVTAYELNVRLGPSTSYRKIGMISRGDIIDVLGTLGSWYVIHMKDGSVGVISSTYTRVYSYYNPAPTTKEPDKYSGNLSPEETLMINLVNAERKSAGLPAYKLDMELMRVARIKAEDISTNKYFSHDSPIYGSPFKMLSDFSVDYKMAAENIAGDTTVETAQQSLMNSSSHKSNILSTDYNYIGIGIVDDSRYGKVFVQMFIQK, encoded by the coding sequence ATGAAAAGGAGTATTATTAAATCTAAAACTATAATATCATCACTAGTTATTATTTTATTATTAAGCTTTTGTTTATCAAACGTATCAAACGCTAAGACTCTATTATTCAAATGGACCAACGTAAAACAGATTGAGGTAACAGCTTATGAATTGAATGTAAGATTAGGTCCAAGTACTTCATATAGGAAAATCGGTATGATTTCTAGAGGAGATATAATCGATGTTCTTGGTACGCTTGGCAGTTGGTATGTAATCCATATGAAAGACGGTTCTGTAGGTGTAATTTCAAGTACTTATACTCGCGTTTATTCTTATTATAATCCTGCACCCACTACAAAAGAACCTGATAAATACAGTGGTAATCTATCCCCTGAAGAAACTTTAATGATTAATCTAGTTAATGCTGAACGAAAAAGTGCAGGTCTACCTGCATACAAGTTAGATATGGAACTTATGAGAGTGGCTAGAATAAAAGCAGAAGACATCTCAACAAATAAGTATTTTAGTCATGATTCCCCTATTTACGGCTCTCCTTTCAAAATGCTGTCAGATTTTTCTGTGGACTATAAAATGGCCGCAGAAAATATTGCTGGAGATACAACCGTTGAAACTGCACAACAATCTCTAATGAATAGCTCTTCCCATAAATCTAATATACTAAGCACTGATTATAATTATATAGGTATAGGTATAGTCGATGACTCTAGATATGGTAAAGTATTTGTTCAAATGTTTATCCAAAAATAA
- a CDS encoding SCP2 sterol-binding domain-containing protein, with protein MKILIIYGGSGLADDLSLAAVKRIHTVLNELEVEVKQYNLENTDITEEITNELQSTKGVVLATTVEWMGIGGRMQTFLDQCYAYNNQYFNDKYLMSVILTKTNGDRDASNYILKCWDMLGGLEGVNVCGKIDRFVELETNEEIISVIDKKTEDFYRIIRQKRNVLPTGTENFSKPVIDQHIDDDVFAKMNIIDEYVGDTKTKAKIIEEDPYIVEQRQDIEEISDFLKQQLNKNTNLSGNKYIDRFLEAFICEDSSFTCTYNIIIINQKNKDIILKVKDKKLAGFIGTDVKADVIINVEANTLDEIIKGKLTVQRGFLTGKLKAKGNFTLLYEFDNIFKFTDF; from the coding sequence ATGAAGATATTAATTATTTATGGAGGTAGTGGATTAGCTGATGACTTATCATTAGCTGCGGTAAAAAGAATACATACTGTACTTAACGAATTAGAAGTAGAAGTTAAACAATATAACCTTGAAAACACTGACATAACAGAAGAAATTACAAATGAACTTCAATCAACAAAAGGAGTTGTTTTAGCGACAACTGTAGAATGGATGGGAATAGGAGGCAGAATGCAGACTTTTCTTGATCAATGTTATGCTTATAACAACCAATATTTTAATGATAAATATTTAATGTCAGTAATATTGACTAAAACAAATGGTGACAGAGATGCTTCTAACTATATACTTAAATGTTGGGATATGCTAGGTGGATTAGAAGGTGTCAATGTCTGTGGCAAAATAGATAGATTTGTTGAGTTGGAAACTAACGAGGAAATAATATCTGTTATAGATAAAAAAACAGAAGATTTCTATAGGATTATCAGACAGAAAAGAAACGTATTGCCAACAGGAACAGAGAATTTTTCAAAACCTGTGATTGATCAGCATATAGATGATGATGTATTCGCTAAAATGAATATCATTGACGAATATGTAGGAGATACTAAAACTAAAGCAAAAATAATTGAGGAAGATCCATATATCGTAGAACAAAGACAGGATATTGAGGAGATATCAGATTTTCTGAAACAGCAGCTCAATAAGAATACCAATCTATCCGGAAATAAATACATAGATAGATTTTTAGAAGCATTCATCTGTGAGGATTCTTCATTTACTTGTACATATAACATCATTATAATAAACCAAAAGAATAAAGATATAATCTTGAAAGTAAAAGATAAAAAATTAGCAGGATTCATAGGAACTGATGTCAAAGCAGATGTAATAATCAATGTTGAAGCTAATACGTTAGACGAGATAATTAAAGGGAAATTAACTGTTCAAAGAGGTTTCTTAACAGGGAAATTAAAAGCAAAAGGTAATTTTACATTATTATATGAATTCGATAATATATTCAAGTTTACTGATTTCTAA
- a CDS encoding rhomboid family intramembrane serine protease, which produces MNTFEKICNLFDNYNYQIIQTNTNDIKTYSTYSHSNLYLINIVTMNNPYTYSKDRIDQFRSRVDKQLNNINANKIIILNLLITDDSSNIYDDINYTPDFEEHIIDVNWIIDNNEEKLIIPSMQMNDVIGIQKNLKKILKDNNNGYKIKKVQKNNDKPYLTYIFIAINVLVWIYMEINGGSTDIYNLIRFGSVDSYSVFIKGEYYRIITSMFIHIGISHLIFNCFALYIFGTRMERYMKKWKYLLLYMMSGILGGLISITVDLLNNRAVISAGASGAIYGILGAILVYSRIYKREVGGLSYYTILIMLIAGIAFGFMDSSISNIAHLGGFVSGGLIAFLYSLTNKGLEK; this is translated from the coding sequence ATGAATACATTTGAAAAAATATGTAATTTATTTGATAACTACAATTATCAAATTATTCAAACGAATACTAATGACATTAAGACTTATTCAACTTACAGCCATAGTAATTTATATCTTATAAATATAGTAACCATGAATAATCCTTATACATATAGTAAGGATAGGATTGACCAATTTAGAAGCAGGGTTGACAAACAACTCAATAATATTAATGCCAATAAAATTATAATATTGAATTTATTAATAACTGATGATTCATCTAATATTTATGATGATATTAATTATACACCTGACTTTGAAGAACACATTATAGATGTCAATTGGATTATAGATAATAATGAAGAAAAACTTATTATCCCTAGTATGCAAATGAACGATGTTATTGGTATACAAAAAAATCTTAAAAAGATATTAAAAGATAATAATAATGGATATAAGATAAAAAAAGTGCAAAAAAACAATGATAAACCATATTTGACATATATTTTTATCGCAATAAATGTTTTGGTATGGATATATATGGAAATAAACGGTGGCTCTACTGATATATATAACTTGATTCGTTTTGGATCAGTAGATTCTTATTCCGTTTTTATAAAAGGCGAGTATTACAGGATAATTACTTCAATGTTTATTCATATAGGAATATCTCATTTAATATTTAACTGTTTCGCATTATATATATTTGGAACTAGAATGGAAAGGTACATGAAGAAATGGAAATATCTCTTATTATATATGATGTCAGGTATATTAGGAGGACTAATTAGTATTACTGTTGATTTACTGAATAATAGAGCAGTAATCTCAGCAGGTGCTTCAGGTGCTATTTATGGTATACTAGGAGCAATTCTAGTGTATTCTAGAATATATAAAAGAGAAGTGGGAGGACTTAGTTACTACACAATATTGATTATGTTGATAGCGGGTATAGCATTTGGATTCATGGACTCATCAATTAGTAATATAGCACATTTGGGAGGCTTTGTAAGTGGAGGATTAATAGCGTTCTTATATTCGCTTACAAACAAAGGCCTAGAAAAATAA
- a CDS encoding thiamine pyrophosphate-dependent enzyme: MAYNLKETTQKPERLTGGHRMCAGCGAPVVVRTVLRALKEEDHAVIGSATGCLEVSTFLYPFTAWKDSFIHSAFENAASTVAGVEAAYASLKKQGKLDDTYKFIAFGGDGGTYDIGIQALSGAMERGHDMVYVCYDNGAYMNTGIQRSSATPKYADTTTSPAGKVVPGKQQYRKDLTKIMIAHGIPYIAQSAPFKNFKDLYEKAEKAIYTEGPAFLNVLAPCPRGWRYETSKLMEICEIAVDTCFWPLYEVVNGEYKLTYKPKKKRPISDWLEAQGRFKHVAKNPEVIAEIQQVIDERWEKLLRLCGEEA, translated from the coding sequence ATGGCATATAATTTAAAAGAAACAACACAAAAACCAGAAAGATTAACTGGTGGACATAGAATGTGTGCTGGATGTGGTGCTCCTGTAGTAGTACGTACAGTCCTTAGAGCATTAAAAGAAGAAGATCATGCAGTAATCGGATCTGCAACTGGATGTTTAGAGGTTTCTACATTCCTTTATCCTTTTACAGCTTGGAAAGATTCTTTCATCCACTCAGCTTTTGAAAACGCAGCATCAACAGTTGCTGGAGTAGAAGCTGCTTACGCATCACTTAAAAAACAAGGTAAATTAGATGATACTTATAAATTCATAGCTTTTGGTGGAGACGGTGGAACATACGATATCGGAATCCAAGCATTATCAGGTGCTATGGAAAGAGGTCATGACATGGTTTACGTATGTTATGACAATGGAGCTTACATGAATACTGGTATCCAAAGATCATCAGCTACTCCAAAATATGCTGATACAACAACTTCACCAGCAGGTAAAGTTGTACCAGGTAAGCAACAATATAGAAAAGATTTAACAAAAATTATGATTGCACATGGTATTCCATATATTGCTCAATCAGCTCCTTTCAAAAATTTCAAAGATTTATATGAAAAAGCTGAAAAAGCTATCTATACTGAAGGACCAGCATTCCTTAACGTATTAGCTCCATGTCCACGTGGATGGAGATACGAAACAAGTAAATTAATGGAAATCTGTGAAATCGCTGTAGATACTTGCTTCTGGCCATTATATGAAGTAGTTAATGGTGAGTACAAGTTAACTTACAAACCTAAGAAAAAACGTCCTATTAGTGATTGGTTAGAAGCTCAAGGAAGATTCAAGCATGTAGCTAAGAATCCAGAAGTTATAGCTGAAATCCAACAAGTAATTGACGAAAGATGGGAAAAATTATTAAGACTTTGTGGAGAAGAAGCTTAA